The genome window GGGAGACCGGCCGATCTACTTTGCCGCGACGACCAACTCGCACAGCCGGCTCGGCCTCGATCCGTACGCCGTGCGCCAAGGAGTCGCCTTCCGGCTGTCCACCCCGGAGGAGCTCGAGCAACCGGGGATCTACACCTTCCCGCCGAACGGCAGGTATACGTCGGTCTTCGGTAATGTGATCGACATCGAGCGAACCTCTACGCTCCTGTGGGAGACTTTCGAGCACCACGACCTGATCAACAAGGCACACTGGGTCGACGGAAGCACGCGAGGTATTCCCACCTACTACGGCTGGGCCCACCTCGCCCTGGCGACCGCGCTCAACGACACCGGGGCGGCGCAGGAGCTCGTCGAACGCAACATGCGACAGGTGGAGGGTTGGATGGCGCTCGCGGACCGGTGAGCGTCACCCGCCTCCTTCCTCCCACCGCACGGTGCTGACGCCGGTCGCCTCGTCGAAGTCGACGCGGAGCACGTGGTCCATCGCGCCGCGCATTCCTTCGAGGTGGGTGACCAGGAGCACCTGCTCGAAGCGATTCCCCAGCCTGCGCAGGAGCCGGACGACGTTCTCACGACGGACGGCGTCGAGCGAGCCGAACACCTCGTCCAGGACCAGCAACGAGAGCGGGTGTCCGGCCCGCTCAGCAATCATCCGCGAGAGGGCGAGGCGCAGCACCAGGTTGGCGATGTCTTCCTCGCCGCCGGAAATCACCGGCTTGGCGCTGCCGCCTTCGACCACCACGATCCGGTAGGCCTCGTCCAGCTCGAGGGTGCCGTAGCGGCCGTCGGTCAGCCGCGACATCAGCTCCGAGGCGATCTCGCTCAGCTCCGGCCGGATGCGATCGTTCAGCTCCGTCCGCAGCCGGGTGAACGCGCTGTCCAGGTCGTTGTGGTGCCGCAGCTCGGATACCACCCGGTCGACCTCTCCCAGACGCTCGTCGAGATCGCGTTCGGCGGCAAGCGCCGCCGCGGCCGCTCGCTCCGCCGCGCTCGCCCGCGCCCGGGCTTCCGCCAGTGCGATCTCCACCCGCCGCAGCTCCGCCCGTGCTTCTTCAGCTGCCTGCCGGAGGCTCTCCAACTCCCCCGCTGCCCGGGAGACCTCGGCAAGGGCCTCGGTCGCCGTCGCGACCCGCCCCCGTGCCTCCCTGACCCGCTCGTCGGCCGCCAGCGCCGCGGCCTCCCACTCGCGGCGCCGGCGGATCACCTCCTCCACCGCCGCCATGCGCTGCTCCGCTCCCCGCAGCTCCTCGATCCGCGCGGCGACCGCCTTGTGCTCACCGGCGTCGTAGCCCGCCGGCAAGCCCTCCAGCTCCGCCCGCAGCACGTCACGGCGCGCCTGACGCGCCGCGCGCTCTTCCCGCAGGACCTCGAGCTCCTGGAGTGCCGCCTCGCACCGCGCCCGCTTGCGCTCACGATCGGCGATACGCTCCTCCAGCCGGCGCACCGCCTCCTCCAGCTCTGCTACCTCCGACGGCTTCTGGAGGAGCTGTTCGTGGCGGCCGCGCCACCACTTGCCGTCCTGCGTCACCTCGGCCCGCTGATCCTCCAGCGACGCCAGGAGGCGCTCGTAATCTGCCCCCAGCGGACGCTGACAGGTGGGGCAGAGACCGTCGCGCCCGGCCGCCCTGACCTTTCGCAGCTGCTCCTGCAGCTCCAGCGCGCGGTCCCGGTAGGACTGCAGCTTCGTCTCGGCGTCCTGACGATCACGCAGCCAGCTCGTCTTGCGTTCTTCCAGGGCCGCCTCCACCTCGCGGTGCTCCGCGATCGCCTCCTCCAGCTCCTTCCTGTATCGCTGCAACAGCTCGGGAGCCTGTTCGAGGCGCGATAGCCGGGGTTCAGACCGTTCCAGCTCGAGCCCGAGCTCGCGCACTTCCTCGGAAAGCGCACGTCGCCGCTCCTGGGTGCGCGCCAGCTCGTCGAGCCTCTCGTGTTGTCGCACCAGATCCGGGAGCTCCGCCAGCTCCACCTGCAGGCGCTCGCCCTCCTTCTCCGCCAGCTCGATGCGCAGGAGCTCATGCCGGATACGCTCGGTCTCCCGCTCCGCGGCGATCGCGGCCCCCGTTGCAGCTTCCAGCTCAGCGGCCACCTCGACGTGACGCTCGTGGTGCCGGCGTGCCGCCTCCCACCGCGGCTCGATCTCCTCGTTACGACGCCGAGCCTCGGCCACCTTCACCTCCGCCGCGGCGACGGCACGTCGCGCATCGTGCAGCTCGGCCTCCGCGGCCGCCCGGGCGGCTCGAACCTCGTCCTCCTGCGGAAGGCCGGCGCGCAGGCCCTCCACCCGCGTGCGGAGGGAGTTGCGTTGCCGGCGCACCAGTCCCTGGGCCACCCTGAGCCGGTCGTAGCCGAGCACCGTCGCCAGGAAGCGCGCCCGCTCGGTCGGCCCCAGCGAGGCTAGGAACTGCAGCTCCTTCTGGCCGGTGAAGTAGGTGCTGAAGAACTCGCGGCGGTCCATCCCGATCCGGCGCCGCAGGAATTCGGTGGCCCCCGACGCGCCGGTCGCGACCGGTGCGCCACTTCCGTCCTCGCGCACCTCCGCGCCACCCAGAGAGCGGGAGACGCGGTACTCCTGCCCGCCGAGTCGGAAGGCGAGCTCCACTTCGACCCGGGCGCCGGGTGGGGCACCAGTGCGAAGCAGTGTCTCGTTGGTTCCACGGGTGGCGTCGGCGCCGTAGAGCGCCCATCCGATCGCCTCCAGCAACGTCGACTTGCCTGCGCCGTTCGGCCCCACGATCCCGGTGAGGCCGCAGGGGAAGCGGATGTCGGTGTCGGCGTGCTGGCGGAAATTGCGCAGCTTCAGCTCGAGCAGTCGCATGCGGTCAGTGCTCCGCCCCCTCTCCCGCCTCCGCGAGATACCGCCTGGCCAGCTCTATCAGTCGGCCGCGCTCGACCCCTTCCAGGG of Longimicrobiaceae bacterium contains these proteins:
- a CDS encoding SMC family ATPase, with amino-acid sequence MRLLELKLRNFRQHADTDIRFPCGLTGIVGPNGAGKSTLLEAIGWALYGADATRGTNETLLRTGAPPGARVEVELAFRLGGQEYRVSRSLGGAEVREDGSGAPVATGASGATEFLRRRIGMDRREFFSTYFTGQKELQFLASLGPTERARFLATVLGYDRLRVAQGLVRRQRNSLRTRVEGLRAGLPQEDEVRAARAAAEAELHDARRAVAAAEVKVAEARRRNEEIEPRWEAARRHHERHVEVAAELEAATGAAIAAERETERIRHELLRIELAEKEGERLQVELAELPDLVRQHERLDELARTQERRRALSEEVRELGLELERSEPRLSRLEQAPELLQRYRKELEEAIAEHREVEAALEERKTSWLRDRQDAETKLQSYRDRALELQEQLRKVRAAGRDGLCPTCQRPLGADYERLLASLEDQRAEVTQDGKWWRGRHEQLLQKPSEVAELEEAVRRLEERIADRERKRARCEAALQELEVLREERAARQARRDVLRAELEGLPAGYDAGEHKAVAARIEELRGAEQRMAAVEEVIRRRREWEAAALAADERVREARGRVATATEALAEVSRAAGELESLRQAAEEARAELRRVEIALAEARARASAAERAAAAALAAERDLDERLGEVDRVVSELRHHNDLDSAFTRLRTELNDRIRPELSEIASELMSRLTDGRYGTLELDEAYRIVVVEGGSAKPVISGGEEDIANLVLRLALSRMIAERAGHPLSLLVLDEVFGSLDAVRRENVVRLLRRLGNRFEQVLLVTHLEGMRGAMDHVLRVDFDEATGVSTVRWEEGGG